A single region of the Equus przewalskii isolate Varuska chromosome 26, EquPr2, whole genome shotgun sequence genome encodes:
- the SAPCD2 gene encoding suppressor APC domain-containing protein 2, with protein sequence MAGAAMAEPGRGPPAAPAPGTEGLPRAFLQSLRTLFDILDDRQRGYVHLREIESRWQGADARELPRGVLEGLRQVAPASGYLTFERFVAGLRTSLLSADGGPRGQARAPARGGCPARPGGQLPPQRLVFAPADEPRTVLERKPLPLGARPSPAGPSGATRILEKLCCQAEAAPGPAEPERPQGAALERSPSADAGAMACRARELGVGDSQRAPRARGERRRHTITNGVDCDLLKQMKELEREKEVLLQGLEMMAHGRDWYQQQLQHVQERQRRLGQSRASTDFGAEGSPRPLGQLLPKVQEVARCLGELLAVACASRALSSSSGPPCPAPAPASPSAPSWQQQTILMLKEQNRLLTQEVTDKSERITQLEQEKSALIKQLFEARALSQQDTGPLDSTFI encoded by the exons ATGGCCGGAGCCGCGATGGCCGAGCCGGGCCGCGGGCCGCCCGCCGCACCCGCGCCGGGCACCGAGGGGCTGCCGCGCGCCTTCCTGCAGAGCCTGCGCACCCTCTTCGACATCCTGGACGACCGGCAGCGGGGCTACGTGCACCTGCGCGAAATCGAGTCCCGCTGGCAGGGCGCCGACGCGCGCGAGCTGCCCCGCGGCGTGCTCGAGGGCCTGCGCCAGGTGGCCCCGGCCAGCGGCTACCTCACCTTCGAGCGCTTCGTGGCCGGCCTGCGCACCTCGCTGCTGAGCGCCGACGGCGGCCCGCGGGGCCAGGCGCGCGCCCCGGCCCGGGGAGGCTGCCCGGCGCGGCCCGGGGGCCAGCTGCCGCCGCAGCGCCTGGTGTTTGCACCGGCCGACGAGCCGCGGACGGTCCTGGAGAGGAAGCCTCTGCCGCTGGGCGCGCGCCCCTCGCCGGCCGGCCCCAGCGGCGCGACCCGGATCCTAGAGAAGCTGTGCTGCCAGGCCGAGGCGGCGCCCGGCCCCGCGGAGCCCGAGCGGCCCCAGGGGGCGGCGCTGGAGCGGAGCCCAAGCGCGGACGCTG GTGCAATGGCCTGCAGGGCCCGGGAGCTAGGTGTGGGGGACTCCCAGCGGGCCCCCCGTGCTCGAGGGGAGCGTCGGAGGCACACCATCACCAACGGTGTGGACTGTGATCTG CTGAAGCAGATGAAGGAGCTGGAGCGGGAGAAGGAGGTGCTGCTGCAGGGTCTGGAGATGATGGCGCACGGCCGGGACTGGTaccagcagcagctgcagcacgTGCAGGAGCGCCAGCGCCGCCTGGGCCAGAGCAGGGCCAGCACT GACTTTGGGGCTGAGGGGAGCCCCCGCCCGCTGGGGCAGCTGCTGCCCAAGGTACAGGAGGTGGCCCGGTGCCTGGGGGAGCTGCTGGCTGTGGCCTGTGCCAGCAGG GCTCTGTCCTCGTCCTCGGGGCCCCCGTGCCCTGCCCCGGCCCCCGCCTCACCCTCGGCTCCCAGCTGGCAGCAGCAGACCATCCTCATGCTGAAGGAGCAGAACCGGCTCCTCACCCAG GAGGTGACCGACAAGAGCGAACGAATCACGCAGCTGGAGCAGGAGAAATCTGCCCTCATCAAGCAGCTATTTGAGGCACGCGCCCTCAGCCAGCAGGACACTGGGCCTCTGGACTCCACCTTCATCTAG
- the UAP1L1 gene encoding UDP-N-acetylhexosamine pyrophosphorylase-like protein 1 isoform X1 — protein sequence MASERDVRARLQRAGQEHLLRFCAELAPGPRAALLAELEPLEPEALREHCRSAAAACARPPGPPPGLATRLRPLPPERVGSASRSDPETRRLWEEEGFHQIALNKVAVLLLAGGQGTRLGVTYPKGMYQVGLPSQKTLYQLQAERIRRVEQLAGERHGTRCTVPWYIMTSEFTLGPTAEFFKENDFFHLDPNNVIMFEQRMLPAVTFDGRAILERKDKVAMAPDGNGGLYRALADHRILEDMERRGVEFVHVYCVDNILVRLADPVFIGFCVLRGADCGAKVVEKAYPEEPVGVVCLVDGVPQVVEYSEISPEIAQLRAPDGGLLYNAGNICNHFFTRGFLQMVTREFEPLLKPHVAVKKVPYVDEEGNPVKPLKPNGIKMEKFVFDVFQFAKNFVAFEVLREEEFSPLKNADSADRDNPSTTRRALLAQHYRWALQAGAHFLDAHGAQLTELPSPRGSGEPAAVCEISPLVSYSGEGLEVYLRGRAFQSPLILDENRARALQP from the exons ATGGCCTCGGAGCGGGACGTGCGCGCCCGGCTGCAGCGCGCCGGCCAGGAGCACCTCCTGCGCTTCTGCGCCGAGCTGGCGCCGGGGCCGCGCGCCGCGCTGCTGGCCGAGCTGGAGCCGCTGGAGCCCGAAGCGCTGCGCGAGCACTGCCGGAGCGCGGCCGCGGCCTGCGCACGCCCCCCGGGCCCGCCGCCCGGCCTGGCCACGCGCCTGCGGCCCCTGCCCCCCGAGCGCGTGGGCAGCGCGAGCCGGAGCGACCCCGAGACGCGGCggctctgggaggaggaag GTTTCCACCAGATCGCCCTGAACAAGGTGGCTGTGCTGCTGCTGGCTGGTGGGCAGGGCACTCGCCTGGGTGTGACCTACCCCAAGGGCATGTATCAGGTGGGGCTGCCCAGCCAGAAGACCCTGTATCAGCTGCAGGCAGAGCGGATTCGGCGGGTGGAGCAACTGGCTGGCGAGCGCCACGGGACCCGCTGCACTGTGCCCTG GTACATCATGACGAGTGAGTTCACACTGGGGCCCACCGCGGAGTTCTTCAAGGAGAATGACTTCTTCCATCTGGACCCCAACAATGTGATCATGTTTGAGCAGCGCATGCTGCCTGCTGTGACCTTCGATGGCAGGGCCATCCTGGAGCGGAAAGACAAGGTTGCCATGGCCCCAG ACGGCAACGGGGGACTCTACCGCGCGCTGGCGGACCACCGGATCCTGGAGGACATGGAGCGCCGAGGAGTTGAGTTTGTGCATGTGTACTGCGTGGACAACATCCTGGTGCGGCTCGCTGACCCCGTCTTCATCGGCTTCTGCGTATTGCGGGGCGCGGACTGCGGCGCAAAG GTGGTGGAAAAGGCATACCCTGAGGAGCCCGTGGGCGTGGTGTGCCTGGTGGACGGTGTCCCCCAGGTGGTCGAGTACAGCGAGATCAGCCCCGAGATTGCGCAGCTTCGCGCACCGGATGGGGGCCTGCTCTATAATGCAGGCAACATCTGCAACCACTTCTTCACCCGAGGCTTCCTTCAGATGGTCACGAG GGAGTTTGAGCCCTTGCTGAAGCCACACGTGGCTGTGAAGAAGGTCCCATACGTGGACGAGGAGGGAAACCCGGTAAAGCCGCTAAAACCGAATGGGATAAAGATGGAGAAGTTTGTGTTTGATGTGTTCCAGTTTGCTAA GAACTTCGTGGCCTTTGAAGTGCTGCGGGAGGAGGAGTTCTCCCCTCTGAAGAATGCTGACTCGGCCGACAGGGACAACCCCTCCACCACCCGGCGGGCCCTACTCGCTCAGCACTACCGCTGGGCCCTGCAGGCCGGGGCCCACTTCCTGGATGCTCACGGGGCCCAGCTCACCGAACTGCCCAG CCCGCGCGGCAGTGGAGAGCCTGCGGCTGTGTGTGAGATCTCGCCCTTGGTGTCCTACTCTGGAGAG GGTCTGGAGGTGTACCTGCGAGGCCGGGCGTTCCAGTCCCCGCTCATCCTGGACGAGAACCGGGCCAGGGCGCTGCAGCCCTGA
- the UAP1L1 gene encoding UDP-N-acetylhexosamine pyrophosphorylase-like protein 1 isoform X2, whose product MASERDVRARLQRAGQEHLLRFCAELAPGPRAALLAELEPLEPEALREHCRSAAAACARPPGPPPGLATRLRPLPPERVGSASRSDPETRRLWEEEGFHQIALNKVAVLLLAGGQGTRLGVTYPKGMYQVGLPSQKTLYQLQAERIRRVEQLAGERHGTRCTVPWYIMTSEFTLGPTAEFFKENDFFHLDPNNVIMFEQRMLPAVTFDGRAILERKDKVAMAPDGNGGLYRALADHRILEDMERRGVEFVHVYCVDNILVRLADPVFIGFCVLRGADCGAKVVEKAYPEEPVGVVCLVDGVPQVVEYSEISPEIAQLRAPDGGLLYNAGNICNHFFTRGFLQMVTREFEPLLKPHVAVKKVPYVDEEGNPVKPLKPNGIKMEKFVFDVFQFAKNFVAFEVLREEEFSPLKNADSADRDNPSTTRRALLAQHYRWALQAGAHFLDAHGAQLTELPRVWRCTCEAGRSSPRSSWTRTGPGRCSPDSLPDLPTRGPQH is encoded by the exons ATGGCCTCGGAGCGGGACGTGCGCGCCCGGCTGCAGCGCGCCGGCCAGGAGCACCTCCTGCGCTTCTGCGCCGAGCTGGCGCCGGGGCCGCGCGCCGCGCTGCTGGCCGAGCTGGAGCCGCTGGAGCCCGAAGCGCTGCGCGAGCACTGCCGGAGCGCGGCCGCGGCCTGCGCACGCCCCCCGGGCCCGCCGCCCGGCCTGGCCACGCGCCTGCGGCCCCTGCCCCCCGAGCGCGTGGGCAGCGCGAGCCGGAGCGACCCCGAGACGCGGCggctctgggaggaggaag GTTTCCACCAGATCGCCCTGAACAAGGTGGCTGTGCTGCTGCTGGCTGGTGGGCAGGGCACTCGCCTGGGTGTGACCTACCCCAAGGGCATGTATCAGGTGGGGCTGCCCAGCCAGAAGACCCTGTATCAGCTGCAGGCAGAGCGGATTCGGCGGGTGGAGCAACTGGCTGGCGAGCGCCACGGGACCCGCTGCACTGTGCCCTG GTACATCATGACGAGTGAGTTCACACTGGGGCCCACCGCGGAGTTCTTCAAGGAGAATGACTTCTTCCATCTGGACCCCAACAATGTGATCATGTTTGAGCAGCGCATGCTGCCTGCTGTGACCTTCGATGGCAGGGCCATCCTGGAGCGGAAAGACAAGGTTGCCATGGCCCCAG ACGGCAACGGGGGACTCTACCGCGCGCTGGCGGACCACCGGATCCTGGAGGACATGGAGCGCCGAGGAGTTGAGTTTGTGCATGTGTACTGCGTGGACAACATCCTGGTGCGGCTCGCTGACCCCGTCTTCATCGGCTTCTGCGTATTGCGGGGCGCGGACTGCGGCGCAAAG GTGGTGGAAAAGGCATACCCTGAGGAGCCCGTGGGCGTGGTGTGCCTGGTGGACGGTGTCCCCCAGGTGGTCGAGTACAGCGAGATCAGCCCCGAGATTGCGCAGCTTCGCGCACCGGATGGGGGCCTGCTCTATAATGCAGGCAACATCTGCAACCACTTCTTCACCCGAGGCTTCCTTCAGATGGTCACGAG GGAGTTTGAGCCCTTGCTGAAGCCACACGTGGCTGTGAAGAAGGTCCCATACGTGGACGAGGAGGGAAACCCGGTAAAGCCGCTAAAACCGAATGGGATAAAGATGGAGAAGTTTGTGTTTGATGTGTTCCAGTTTGCTAA GAACTTCGTGGCCTTTGAAGTGCTGCGGGAGGAGGAGTTCTCCCCTCTGAAGAATGCTGACTCGGCCGACAGGGACAACCCCTCCACCACCCGGCGGGCCCTACTCGCTCAGCACTACCGCTGGGCCCTGCAGGCCGGGGCCCACTTCCTGGATGCTCACGGGGCCCAGCTCACCGAACTGCCCAG GGTCTGGAGGTGTACCTGCGAGGCCGGGCGTTCCAGTCCCCGCTCATCCTGGACGAGAACCGGGCCAGGGCGCTGCAGCCCTGACTCACTGCCAGACCTGCCCACCCGGGGTCCCCAGCACTGA
- the UAP1L1 gene encoding UDP-N-acetylhexosamine pyrophosphorylase-like protein 1 isoform X3 produces MASERDVRARLQRAGQEHLLRFCAELAPGPRAALLAELEPLEPEALREHCRSAAAACARPPGPPPGLATRLRPLPPERVGSASRSDPETRRLWEEEGFHQIALNKVAVLLLAGGQGTRLGVTYPKGMYQVGLPSQKTLYQLQAERIRRVEQLAGERHGTRCTVPWYIMTSEFTLGPTAEFFKENDFFHLDPNNVIMFEQRMLPAVTFDGRAILERKDKVAMAPDGNGGLYRALADHRILEDMERRGVEFVHVYCVDNILVRLADPVFIGFCVLRGADCGAKVVEKAYPEEPVGVVCLVDGVPQVVEYSEISPEIAQLRAPDGGLLYNAGNICNHFFTRGFLQMVTREFEPLLKPHVAVKKVPYVDEEGNPVKPLKPNGIKMEKFVFDVFQFAKNFVAFEVLREEEFSPLKNADSADRDNPSTTRRALLAQHYRWALQAGAHFLDAHGAQLTELPRCLCAQPSHMVTSTAAIWPNLWRSAQGPGRWGLQPFLAHS; encoded by the exons ATGGCCTCGGAGCGGGACGTGCGCGCCCGGCTGCAGCGCGCCGGCCAGGAGCACCTCCTGCGCTTCTGCGCCGAGCTGGCGCCGGGGCCGCGCGCCGCGCTGCTGGCCGAGCTGGAGCCGCTGGAGCCCGAAGCGCTGCGCGAGCACTGCCGGAGCGCGGCCGCGGCCTGCGCACGCCCCCCGGGCCCGCCGCCCGGCCTGGCCACGCGCCTGCGGCCCCTGCCCCCCGAGCGCGTGGGCAGCGCGAGCCGGAGCGACCCCGAGACGCGGCggctctgggaggaggaag GTTTCCACCAGATCGCCCTGAACAAGGTGGCTGTGCTGCTGCTGGCTGGTGGGCAGGGCACTCGCCTGGGTGTGACCTACCCCAAGGGCATGTATCAGGTGGGGCTGCCCAGCCAGAAGACCCTGTATCAGCTGCAGGCAGAGCGGATTCGGCGGGTGGAGCAACTGGCTGGCGAGCGCCACGGGACCCGCTGCACTGTGCCCTG GTACATCATGACGAGTGAGTTCACACTGGGGCCCACCGCGGAGTTCTTCAAGGAGAATGACTTCTTCCATCTGGACCCCAACAATGTGATCATGTTTGAGCAGCGCATGCTGCCTGCTGTGACCTTCGATGGCAGGGCCATCCTGGAGCGGAAAGACAAGGTTGCCATGGCCCCAG ACGGCAACGGGGGACTCTACCGCGCGCTGGCGGACCACCGGATCCTGGAGGACATGGAGCGCCGAGGAGTTGAGTTTGTGCATGTGTACTGCGTGGACAACATCCTGGTGCGGCTCGCTGACCCCGTCTTCATCGGCTTCTGCGTATTGCGGGGCGCGGACTGCGGCGCAAAG GTGGTGGAAAAGGCATACCCTGAGGAGCCCGTGGGCGTGGTGTGCCTGGTGGACGGTGTCCCCCAGGTGGTCGAGTACAGCGAGATCAGCCCCGAGATTGCGCAGCTTCGCGCACCGGATGGGGGCCTGCTCTATAATGCAGGCAACATCTGCAACCACTTCTTCACCCGAGGCTTCCTTCAGATGGTCACGAG GGAGTTTGAGCCCTTGCTGAAGCCACACGTGGCTGTGAAGAAGGTCCCATACGTGGACGAGGAGGGAAACCCGGTAAAGCCGCTAAAACCGAATGGGATAAAGATGGAGAAGTTTGTGTTTGATGTGTTCCAGTTTGCTAA GAACTTCGTGGCCTTTGAAGTGCTGCGGGAGGAGGAGTTCTCCCCTCTGAAGAATGCTGACTCGGCCGACAGGGACAACCCCTCCACCACCCGGCGGGCCCTACTCGCTCAGCACTACCGCTGGGCCCTGCAGGCCGGGGCCCACTTCCTGGATGCTCACGGGGCCCAGCTCACCGAACTGCCCAG GTGCCTGTGTGCCCAGCCCAGCCATATGGTGACCTCCACTGCAGCCATTTGGCCCAACCTCTGGAGGTCTGCTCAgggccctgggaggtgggggttgCAGCCCTTTCTGGCTCATTCATAA